A region of the Nocardia asteroides genome:
CTCCGCTAATGTGCGATGCGTGAGTGACAGCGACAGCGCGGCGGCCCCGGCGACGGCAGAGCAGCGGGTTGAGTGGCAGCGACTCGCGGACGAGGTGCGTGAGCATCAGTTCCGCTACTACGTCCGGGATGCGCCGATCATCTCCGACGGCGAGTTCGACACGCTGTTGCGACGGTTGCAGGCCATGGAGGACGAACAACCGGACCTGCGCACGCCGGATTCGCCGACCCAACTCGTCGGCGGCGGTTTCGCGACCGATTTCACCGCGGTCGACCACCTCGAGCGGATGCTGTCGCTGGACAATGTGTTCGACGTCGACGAGCTACGCGCCTGGGCCGCCCGGGTGGAGGCGGAGACCTGGCCGGACCTGCATTACCTGTGTGAGGTGAAGATCGACGGCGTCGCCCTGAACCTGGTCTACCAGAACGGGCGGTTGGTCCGTGGCGCCACCCGCGGTGACGGACGCACCGGCGAGGACGTGACGCTCAACGCGCGCACCATCGACGACATCCCCGGCGAGCTGACCCCCAGCGACGAGTTCCCCATCCCCGCCCTGCTGGAGGTCCGCGGCGAGGTGTACTTCCGGCTGGAGGACTTCGAGACGCTCAACACCGCCATCGTGGCCGAGGGCAAGCCGCCCTACGCCAACCCGCGCAACACCGCGGCTGGTTCGCTGCGTCAGAAGGACCCGTCGGTCACCGCGCGGCGCAGGCTGCGCATGATCTGCCACGGCTTCGGTCGCATGGAGGGCTACACACCGACCTCGCAGTACGAGGCGTACCGCGCACTCGCCGCGTGGGGCCTGCCGGTGTCCGAGCACAGCAGGCGGGTGCAGGGCATCGACGCGGTGATCGAACGGGTGACCTACTGGGGCGAGCACCGGCACGACATAGAGCACGAGATCGACGGCCAAGTGATCAAGGTGGACGAGACCGCGCTGCAGCGCCGCCTCGGATCCACCTCGCGCGCTCCCCGGTGGGCGATCGCCTACAAGTATCCGCCCGAGGAAGCGACAACCAAGCTGCTGAACATCCAGGTGAACGTCGGCCGCACCGGCCGCGTGACGCCGTTCGCGGTGATGGAGCCGGTGTCCGTCGCGGGATCCACGGTCGCGATGGCCACTCTGCACAACGCCTCCGAGGTCAAGCGCAAGGGCGTGCTGATCGGCGACACGGTCACCATCCGCAAGGCCGGCGACGTCATCCCCGAGGTGCTGGGCCCGGTGGTGGACGCCCGCCCCGAGGACGCGCGCGAATTCGTCATGCCGACGCACTGCCCCGAGTGCGGCACCGAATTACGTCCGGAGAAGGAAGGCGATGCGGATATCCGCTGCCCGAATCAGCAGTTCTGCCCGGCGCAGTTGCGTGAGCGCGTCTACCACGTGGCCGGCCGCGGCGCCTTCGACATCGAGGCCCTCGGGTACGAAGGCGCGATCGATCTGCTGAAGTCCGGCGTCATCACCGACGAGGGTGATCTGTTCGACCTGGACGAGGCGGCGCTGCTCACCACCTCGTTGTACGCCAACAAGAACGGCAGCCTGTCCGCCAACGGCAAGCGGCTGCTGGAGAATCTGGCCGCCGTCAAGGACCGTCCGCTGTGGCGGGTGCTCGTCGGCTTGTCCATCCGGCACGTCGGCCCCACCGCGGCTCGGGCGCTGGCCGCCGAATTCGGCAGCCTGGACCGCATCGAGCAGGCGTCGGTGGAGGAACTGGCCGCCGCCGACGGCGTGGGCCCGACCATCGCCGCCGCGGTGGCGGAGTGGTTCACCGTCGACTGGCATCGGGCCGTGGTGGCGAAGTGGCGGGCCGCCGGTGTGCGGATGGAGGACGAACGCGACGAATCCATCGAGCGCAACCTCGAGGGCCTGTCCATCGTGGTGACCGGTTCGCTGCAAACCTTCACCCGCGACGGCGCCAAGGAGGCGATCCTGGCGCGTGGCGGCAAGGCCGCGAGTTCGGTCTCGAAGAAGACCGCGTTCGTGGTGGTCGGGGACGCGCCGGGATCCAAGGCCGCCAAAGCCGACGAACTCGGGGTACCGATTCTCGACGAGGAGGGATTCCGGCGGCTGCTGGCCAGCGGGCCCGAAGCAGTCGCGCCGGAGACGGTCGCGGAGGACGCCGAAGCCGAGGAGTGACCGGCGCGTCAGACCGATGCGGCTCCGCGCTCGCTCGGGCGCCGATAGGACCGGGATGCGAATGGTCGGCACAGCGCGTCGTGCTGATCGGTTGAAACGGGCGGCCGCCATCGCGCCCCGGCGCTCCCTCGCGTCGCTCTGATCGCAGCGCGGAATGCTCAGCGGGGCAGAACCGTTCGCCGAGCGTCTGGTGCTGGGCCCATACAGCAGCCGTGGAGACCGGCTATCGGTGGCACGAGTCCGGCGACAGCGCTCCGGTGTTCGGGCCGCCGACTCAGTTGACCGTAACCGTGGCGCCCAGTTGACCCGCGATGTCGAACCGCCCGCAACGCCCGGAATTCAATTCGAGTTTCTGCGTCGTCAGCTTGCCGCGGCGGTTCTTGAACGTCGCCTCGGCGGACACGTCCGCGCTCGGCGTCGAGCACACCTTCGACACCACGCCGGGCGGGTCGTAACTGACCGTCCCTGCGCCCTGGCAGGTGTTCGTGCTGTCGGCCAGGAACACGCGTGCGGTGCCCTCCGGACACGGCGCGTCCGCCACCGCTTCCGGCGCCACGACCAGCGTGCCCAGCGCCAGCGCGGCGACGACCGAGCTGCCAACCACAAGACGACGAATCGTCGGCCCCATCGATACCCTCATCCCATCGAACATTCCGGCAGTACGCCGTGGAAACGACCGCGGCGTGCAGGCATGCTAACCCGCTATCACCGGAGTTGTCCCGACGACCGACCTCGACCAGTGCGGGTACAGCAAGTCGTCCACGGCGAGTTCGGCGTCCGCGTAGCCCACGGGAATGTGGTCGCCGGACCGGTACCTGGTCCGGGTGCGATAGCCCTGGGCAGTCGGCTCGGTGTGTTCGTAAATCACGTCTTCGGTGACGACCCAATAGACCGGATATCCAGCGCGGCTGTAGAGATCTGCTTTGCGATTGAGATCCTGTGGCACCGTTTCGTCGGAGACTTCGACGACGAGCAGTACGTCGGAAGCTGCCCAGACCGACAACTTCGTGCCGATCATGTCGACCGGTTCGGCGTCCGACCGAAGTGCCCAGCAGTCGGGATCGGGCAGGGAGTCACCGGTGGGCAGCGTCGCCGTGGCCACTTCCACGCCGGCATGCGAGAGCCGACCGACGATCCGGCCCGCTGTGAACCCGTGCCAGTCCCCGATCACCACCGGCCATACCTCCCCCTCGACGAGTTCGACGCGATGGTCGAACGCGCCCGCCTCCCACGCGCGCAGGAACTCGCTGCGCGTCCAGCGGTAGGCGATCGCGACTGCCGCCGCCGACGTGCACAGAGCGCGCTCCGCGGTGGTGGTGAGGCGTTCCACGGCGTCCTCGACGTCGAGTCCGCGTCCGGTGATCAGCAGGTCGAGGCTTTCGAAGCTGGTCAGCGCCCACAGGATGTCGGTGGCCCATTCGACCGAGACGTCCTCGCGGAGGACGCCCGCCGCGGCGAGGCGGTTGGCCAGATGGGCGACGCCGCCTCGTCGGTCTTCTTCCATGCGGCGCACCGCCTCCGCGGCCGAGGCCGGATCCAGCCGGTCCATCGCGTGCAGGACTCGATAGATCTCGAGATCGCGCGCCTTCATGCGGCCGGCCGCGGCGATGGCCGCGCGCAGATGAGTGCGGGGATCGTCGGAACCGACGGCGGCGGTCAGCTCCCGGATGCCCGTCCGCTCGGACAGGTCGGAGACGAATGCGTCGAAAAGTCCTGCGCGAGAGCCGAAATCGACATAGATCGTCGAGCGGGACACACCTGCGATCCTCGCCACCTTGTCGAGGCTCAGTTGCTCTGTCGGGGCCTCGCGCAACCGCTGCGCCACGGCGTCGAGGATGTTTCGCCGGGTCTGTTCGGCGCCCTCGGCCCGCGCGACTTGGTCGTACTTGCGCTTGCTCATGCGTTTCATCCTTCCATATTTCAGTTGACAGTCTGTCCGACTAAAGCTCACTATTCGACAAGACATACTGTTCGATGAAATGGAGACAAAGGGATGGACCCGTCCGTACGAAGAGCCGGCTACGGTCTGCTCGCCCTCTGGCCGACGGGGCTCGTCCTCGTCATGGCCCACTCCGAGCACTTGGTGACCACACCGGTGTTCGTGCTCTCGGACGCGATCTATGTGCTGGGCGCGGTGGTGCTCGTGCGGCGCCTCGCACCGGCCGCGGAGTGTGCCGCGACGACGTTCGTGCTGGCAGGGATCGGCTTGTTCGCTGTCTGCGGGTTCACCGGCGGTCCCACGGCCCGCCACACCTCGTCGATGATGGTGAACACCGCCGCGCTGCTCGTCATGTCCGTGGCGCTGCTGACCGGCGCTGCCGGACTGCTGCTGCGGCATCGGCGCTCTGCTTCGATACACACGGCGGTGCCCGCGGTGGTGCTACTGGCGATCGGCACCTGCGGGTTCTGCATGAACCTCCTGGCTCGATTCGCGATCGTGCTCACGGGCGCCGGCCAGCAGCAACTCGCGGTCGAGGAAACACACTGGATGGCCGCCCGATACCTGCGCGGCCTGGAAGGCCCCGCGGACTTCGTCGGTTACACGCTGGTCTGGCTGGATCTGGTGCAGATCGCATACATCCTCACCGCGTACCTGGCGGCAGCGGCTCTGGCACGGGTGGTGGCAACGGAATCATCGGTGATTCGGCACGCGGGACTGGTCCTCACTCGCATCGGCTACGGGCTGGCGGCCACCTTGTCGGCCGGTGCCGTGCTCGCCGTCGTCATGCCGCGGTCGGTCGACGAGGTTCCCGCGACCGTCGCGTTCGTCACCAGCATCCCGTTCATGGCGACGCTGGTTCCCTTTGCTCTCGGCGTGGCGGTGCTGGCCGCCGCCGGTAGCCGTGCTCGACAGACTCAGGAGCTGAAATGAACGTGGTGACAGCGCTTGTCGCGGGTGTGCCGGGGTGCGCCGTGGCCGGTTCCGGGGTGGCGACCCTCGCGCGTCAGCCGAAGCTCGTCGGCATCGTCGCCGCGGTCGGCTTTCCGGTGCGGCGGATGTGGATGCTGGGGGTGGTCGAGCTCGCCGCGGCCTTCGGGTTGGCCTTCGGGCTCTGGTGGCGGCCACTGGCGGTAGCCGCCGCCATCGGGCTGGTCGTCTACTTCTGTGCGGCGATCGGGATGCATCTGCGCATGCGGCAGCGCGATATCGCCGCGCCGGTCGTATTCCTTCTGTTCTCGGTCGTGGTCCTGGCGCTCTCGGCGGTCGGCTTTTGAACCTTGCGTGCGCATCCGCGCGGTACGTTGCCACCTCGGCAGGCACCGCGACTCGCCGCTGCCGGACTGTCGAGCCGAGTGTCGACCACGCCGGAACGGCCTCAACCACTAAGGACATCAAACGTGCTCAACGACAATTTCCCGCGCTCGAACGCCTATCACCCGGACTGGGTGCGGTCGGGCGTCAGCGGTGGAGCCAACCCCCTGTGGCTCACCGAATGGCTGACAGAAGCCCTCGACCTCCGGCCCGGCATGCGGGTGCTGGATCTTGGATGCGGGCGAGGCGCGTCATCGGTGTTTCTGCACCGGGAGTTCGGCGTTCAAGTGTGGGCGGCGGATCTGTGGTTCGGCCCCGACGAACGCGCGGCCCGCTTCCGCGACGCGGGCGTATCGGACGACGTGTTCGCGATCCGCGCCGACGCGCGTGCCTTACCGTTCGCCGGGGAGTTCTTCGACGCCATAGTGAGCATCGATTCGTTCGTCTACTACGGCACCGACGACCTCTATGCCAATTATCTGGCCGCCTACGTCCGGCCCGGCGGGGCGATCGCGATCGCGGGCGCGGGTCTGACGCGTGAGATCGACGGACCGCTTCCCGATCATCTGCGGCCCTGGTGGGAGCCGAGCATGGCTTGCCTGCATTCGGCGTCCTGGTGGCAGCGGCACTGGCGGCGCAGCGGCGTCCTCGACGTCGACACCGCCGACACCATGTCCGAAGGCTGGCTGCGCTGGCTGGACTGGCAGTACGCGGTCGCGCCGGAGAACACGGTCGAGATCCGCGCGCTCGAACAGGACGAGGGCAGGTATCTCGGTTATGTGCGCGCCGTCGCGCATCGCACCGACGCCGCCCTCGACCCGCCGATCACCTCCGTGACCACCACTTATCAGCGGCATCCACTGCTGCGGGCGAGCCGGTAGGAAACGGCGTGCGCGCTCGGCGCGGATCGCGGGTGTCACCGGGCTGATGTCGCCCCACCGCGGCGCAGACGGAAGTATGGCGGCATGCTGCGCAGTTTTCAGGTGACCAACCACAGATCGCTGGCCGACGAGCAGGAGTTGCGGCTCACCAAGGGAAGCGGGCCGGTGGCCGTGCCGGTGACCGCCGTTCACGGCGGCGCCGCGGCGGGCAAGACGAACCTGATCGATGCGCTCGGGCACATGCGCGACGCGGTGCTGCATTCGGTGACCGGGTGGGACCCGTACGCGGGTCCGGTGCGGGCGCCGCATCTCGGATTTCCGGAGCGCCCTTCGGAATTCGTGGCGGCGTTCGTCGCCGAGGGCGTGCCCTACACCTACGGGTTCCGGTTGGACAACGCCGACGTGACCGCCGAATGGCTGCACACCCACCCGCGCTCGCGCAAGCGAATCGTGTTCGAGCGCAGCGGGGAACAGATCAAGGTCGGCCCGATGTTCGAGGCAGCGCGCTACGGGATCACCGCGCTGGCTCCGCTGGTGCGTCCGAACGCCCTGCTGCTCAGCCTCGCGGGCCAGATGTACTCCGACGCGCTCGTGCCCGCGTATCGATGGTTCGAGTCCATGCTCGAGGTGCAGCGCGGTCCGGTCGAACCCGACGCCATCGCCCACCGGGTGGGCAGCCACATCTCCCGGTCACCGGACAACGCGGCCCGGCTGCTGATGTTGTTGCGCACGGCCGAGCTGGGCATCACCGACCTGCTGCTCGCCGAGCACGACCCGATGTACGCCGACTACCTGCGCGAACTGGACGCCGACATCGCCGGCCTCGGCAAGCAGATCGACCTGTGCGCCACCTCGCCGGGCTACGGCGACCAGTTGCTGCGCGAGAGCGGCCTCACCGTCGTGCTGCTCGAGCGGGAGCTGACCAACATGAAGGCGGCGCGTGACGCCCTGTACGCGCGGATGGTGGCCCGGCGCGGCGTGGGCCTGCGCTTGGTGCACGACGGCATCGACAACCCGTTCGAGATCGGCGACGAGTCCAGCGCCACCCTCTCGTTGCTGCGGGTCCTGCCCGCCATGCTCGACGCGCTGGACGCGGGCCGCGTCCTCGCGGTCGACGACATCGGCGCGCGCCTGCCCGCCGAGGAGACCGACCGGTTGATCCAGCTGTTCCAGAATCCGGAGACGAATGCCCGTGGCGCGCAATTGATTTTCACCACCGACAACCGGATGCTGATCGATCGGGGCAACGGACGTTCGCAACGCACCCGCTCCTCGGTCTGGCAGGTGCGGCGCACCGATCAGGGCACCAGCGAGCTCGCGCCCGTATGAGGCGCACCTAGCATGGGGGCATGCTGGAGTTCGCCTCGCTGCTGATCCTGACCGCGGTGCTGGTCTCGCTGATCGTCTTCGTGATCCGCGGCAGGCGGGGCTATCAGCCGGCGAACCCGGAGGAGGGGACGCTGTACATCACCGGCGTGAGCCCGCCGCCGGACGCTCCCGGTGAGCAGTACGTGACCATCACGGGGAAGCTGACCGGTCCTTCGGTCCCCGGCAAGGTCGTGTACGGCCGCTTCGTCTGGGACACGAAGTCCTGGCCGGCGACCGGCGATCTGCTCACCGTCGTCTATCCGGCGGGCAAGCCCGACCGCTGGCAGATCTCCCGGCCCGGCTGAGGACGCCACGGCCGATGGCATCATGCCGGATATGGATGTATATGACACCGAGGTCGTCGTCCGCACGGCGCGGCCGCAGGATTACGAGGCGGTAGGCGAGCTGACCGTGGAGGTCTACGTCGGCGAAGGGTACGTGCGGCCGGACAGCCCGTACGTGCACGAACTGGCCGATACCGCCCGGCGCGCGACCTCCGCCCGGGTCCTCGTCGCCGTCCATGCCGATCGAGTCGTCGGCTCGCTCACCGTCGCGCGTCCCGGCACGCCTTATGCGGAGACCGCGCTGCCGGACGAGTTGGAGTTCAGGATGCTCGCGGTCGCGCGATCGGCGCGCGGCCTCGGGGCCGGAACCGCGTTGGTGCGCAGTGTGATCGATACGGCCCGAGCGGAAGGCTTCGCCGCCGTCGCGTTGACGACCATGCCCGCCATGGCCCACGCCCGTCGGATCTACGACCGCTTCGGCTTCCGCCCTGTCCCGAGCCGGGACTGGCACACCACTGTGGGTGACCCGCTGCACGTCCTACGGCTGCCGGTGGACTCGGCGGGAGCGATTCAGGCCGATCGAGTGCGGCCGCGAGGCTGGGATCAGCCGAGAACGGTGGCGACGATTCCCGAGAGATAACCGAGCCGGGCCACCTCGGAGGGCCGGAAGTCGGGGCCGCCCGGGCGGCCGAGCAGCAGCACCTTCCCGGAGTTGCCGAGCGGAGCGGCGGCCAGTTTGGTATCCATGTCGCGCCAGATCTCCGGCACCCAGTCGGCTTCGGGATCGAGCACGGTGGGTTTCTCCAGCGGCATCCACGGCGCCGAACCCGCCTGTGTCTGTGGCGCGCTCGGGCTGCCGACCACCCGGTAGGCTCCCTGCGGCCCGACGTCGATGATCGTGCTCCAGCCGACCCGCAGTACTCGCGGCACGCCGTCCACCAGCACCTGCATCCGGTCGTCGCGGGCGCTGGCCACCTGATCGATGAGCTCGAGTTCGCGGTGGGTGTCGAGCACGCCGGAATACGGGCGGATCGAGTCCACGTGCACGTCGCCGATCGATTCGGCGGCGGTGATGAGAGTATCGGGGAGTGCGCCGGAGGGGACCTCGACGACCAGGTCGTCGACGGCGTACCCCGCGCCGCGCTCGACCACATCCAGCGAGAGGATGTCGGCTCCGACGGAGCCGAGTGCGAGGGCGAGAGCACCCAGGCTTCCCGGTCGATCCGGAAGTTGCACGCGGAGCAGATACGACACGTGCGTTTCCTTTCTTAGAGCGGCCGAGGCTCTGAACGGATACCCGGGTGACGCAATACTTACACCCCTTACGGC
Encoded here:
- a CDS encoding GNAT family N-acetyltransferase → MDVYDTEVVVRTARPQDYEAVGELTVEVYVGEGYVRPDSPYVHELADTARRATSARVLVAVHADRVVGSLTVARPGTPYAETALPDELEFRMLAVARSARGLGAGTALVRSVIDTARAEGFAAVALTTMPAMAHARRIYDRFGFRPVPSRDWHTTVGDPLHVLRLPVDSAGAIQADRVRPRGWDQPRTVATIPER
- a CDS encoding DoxX family protein, coding for MNVVTALVAGVPGCAVAGSGVATLARQPKLVGIVAAVGFPVRRMWMLGVVELAAAFGLAFGLWWRPLAVAAAIGLVVYFCAAIGMHLRMRQRDIAAPVVFLLFSVVVLALSAVGF
- a CDS encoding ATP-binding protein, which gives rise to MLRSFQVTNHRSLADEQELRLTKGSGPVAVPVTAVHGGAAAGKTNLIDALGHMRDAVLHSVTGWDPYAGPVRAPHLGFPERPSEFVAAFVAEGVPYTYGFRLDNADVTAEWLHTHPRSRKRIVFERSGEQIKVGPMFEAARYGITALAPLVRPNALLLSLAGQMYSDALVPAYRWFESMLEVQRGPVEPDAIAHRVGSHISRSPDNAARLLMLLRTAELGITDLLLAEHDPMYADYLRELDADIAGLGKQIDLCATSPGYGDQLLRESGLTVVLLERELTNMKAARDALYARMVARRGVGLRLVHDGIDNPFEIGDESSATLSLLRVLPAMLDALDAGRVLAVDDIGARLPAEETDRLIQLFQNPETNARGAQLIFTTDNRMLIDRGNGRSQRTRSSVWQVRRTDQGTSELAPV
- a CDS encoding Uma2 family endonuclease: MSKRKYDQVARAEGAEQTRRNILDAVAQRLREAPTEQLSLDKVARIAGVSRSTIYVDFGSRAGLFDAFVSDLSERTGIRELTAAVGSDDPRTHLRAAIAAAGRMKARDLEIYRVLHAMDRLDPASAAEAVRRMEEDRRGGVAHLANRLAAAGVLREDVSVEWATDILWALTSFESLDLLITGRGLDVEDAVERLTTTAERALCTSAAAVAIAYRWTRSEFLRAWEAGAFDHRVELVEGEVWPVVIGDWHGFTAGRIVGRLSHAGVEVATATLPTGDSLPDPDCWALRSDAEPVDMIGTKLSVWAASDVLLVVEVSDETVPQDLNRKADLYSRAGYPVYWVVTEDVIYEHTEPTAQGYRTRTRYRSGDHIPVGYADAELAVDDLLYPHWSRSVVGTTPVIAG
- the ligA gene encoding NAD-dependent DNA ligase LigA produces the protein MSDSDSAAAPATAEQRVEWQRLADEVREHQFRYYVRDAPIISDGEFDTLLRRLQAMEDEQPDLRTPDSPTQLVGGGFATDFTAVDHLERMLSLDNVFDVDELRAWAARVEAETWPDLHYLCEVKIDGVALNLVYQNGRLVRGATRGDGRTGEDVTLNARTIDDIPGELTPSDEFPIPALLEVRGEVYFRLEDFETLNTAIVAEGKPPYANPRNTAAGSLRQKDPSVTARRRLRMICHGFGRMEGYTPTSQYEAYRALAAWGLPVSEHSRRVQGIDAVIERVTYWGEHRHDIEHEIDGQVIKVDETALQRRLGSTSRAPRWAIAYKYPPEEATTKLLNIQVNVGRTGRVTPFAVMEPVSVAGSTVAMATLHNASEVKRKGVLIGDTVTIRKAGDVIPEVLGPVVDARPEDAREFVMPTHCPECGTELRPEKEGDADIRCPNQQFCPAQLRERVYHVAGRGAFDIEALGYEGAIDLLKSGVITDEGDLFDLDEAALLTTSLYANKNGSLSANGKRLLENLAAVKDRPLWRVLVGLSIRHVGPTAARALAAEFGSLDRIEQASVEELAAADGVGPTIAAAVAEWFTVDWHRAVVAKWRAAGVRMEDERDESIERNLEGLSIVVTGSLQTFTRDGAKEAILARGGKAASSVSKKTAFVVVGDAPGSKAAKADELGVPILDEEGFRRLLASGPEAVAPETVAEDAEAEE
- a CDS encoding methyltransferase domain-containing protein, whose translation is MLNDNFPRSNAYHPDWVRSGVSGGANPLWLTEWLTEALDLRPGMRVLDLGCGRGASSVFLHREFGVQVWAADLWFGPDERAARFRDAGVSDDVFAIRADARALPFAGEFFDAIVSIDSFVYYGTDDLYANYLAAYVRPGGAIAIAGAGLTREIDGPLPDHLRPWWEPSMACLHSASWWQRHWRRSGVLDVDTADTMSEGWLRWLDWQYAVAPENTVEIRALEQDEGRYLGYVRAVAHRTDAALDPPITSVTTTYQRHPLLRASR
- a CDS encoding amino acid-binding protein, with protein sequence MSYLLRVQLPDRPGSLGALALALGSVGADILSLDVVERGAGYAVDDLVVEVPSGALPDTLITAAESIGDVHVDSIRPYSGVLDTHRELELIDQVASARDDRMQVLVDGVPRVLRVGWSTIIDVGPQGAYRVVGSPSAPQTQAGSAPWMPLEKPTVLDPEADWVPEIWRDMDTKLAAAPLGNSGKVLLLGRPGGPDFRPSEVARLGYLSGIVATVLG